A window of the Kosakonia radicincitans DSM 16656 genome harbors these coding sequences:
- the marB gene encoding multiple antibiotic resistance protein MarB has protein sequence MKRIACAAISLMVLFSGQSYAEQFNHPAPQDSRDAMILPAPQQTSPYDFNHMGVGSDKSDVLGVPYYNQHG, from the coding sequence ATGAAACGTATTGCCTGTGCCGCCATCTCGCTGATGGTTCTGTTTTCCGGCCAGAGTTATGCGGAACAATTCAATCATCCGGCACCGCAGGATTCCCGCGACGCGATGATTTTACCCGCCCCCCAACAAACATCGCCGTATGACTTTAACCATATGGGTGTGGGCAGTGACAAATCCGACGTATTAGGCGTGCCCTATTACAATCAGCACGGCTAA
- a CDS encoding MarC family NAAT transporter, producing the protein MLELFKAIGLGLVVILPLANPLTTVALFLGLAGNMNNAQRNQQALMASVYVFIIMMVAYYAGQLVMNTFGISIPGLRIAGGLIVAFIGFRMLFPQQKPHESPEAKTKSEELEDEPGTNIAFVPLAMPSTAGPGTIAMIISSASTIRHSSTFPDWVIFLAPPLVFAAVSVILWGSLRSSGAIMRLVGKGGIEAISRLMGFLLVCMGVQFIINGVLEIITTFHGAA; encoded by the coding sequence ATGCTTGAATTGTTTAAAGCTATCGGTCTGGGGCTGGTGGTGATACTGCCGCTGGCGAACCCGTTAACCACCGTAGCGCTGTTTTTAGGGCTGGCGGGCAATATGAATAACGCCCAGCGTAATCAACAAGCGCTGATGGCGTCGGTGTATGTCTTCATCATTATGATGGTGGCATATTATGCCGGGCAGTTGGTGATGAACACGTTCGGCATCTCGATCCCGGGTTTGCGGATTGCCGGTGGGTTGATTGTCGCCTTTATTGGTTTTCGCATGCTGTTCCCGCAGCAAAAACCGCACGAATCGCCAGAAGCAAAAACCAAATCTGAAGAGCTGGAGGATGAGCCCGGTACCAATATCGCCTTCGTACCGCTGGCGATGCCCAGCACCGCCGGGCCGGGAACTATCGCCATGATCATCAGTTCGGCATCGACGATCCGCCACAGCTCGACATTTCCCGACTGGGTGATTTTCCTTGCGCCGCCGCTCGTCTTTGCCGCTGTATCGGTGATCTTATGGGGCAGTCTGCGCAGTTCCGGCGCGATCATGCGGCTGGTCGGCAAGGGCGGAATAGAAGCGATCTCCCGGTTAATGGGCTTTTTGCTGGTCTGCATGGGCGTGCAATTTATCATCAACGGCGTGCTGGAGATTATTACCACTTTCCACGGAGCCGCCTGA
- a CDS encoding sugar transporter yields MTTNTVSRKVAWLRVVTLAVAAFIFNTTEFVPVGLLSDIAQSFDMETAQVGIMLTIYAWVVALMSLPFMLLTSQIERRNLLIGLFVLFIASHVLSFLAWNFKVLVISRIGIAFAHAIFWSITASLAIRLAPAGKRAQALSLIATGTALAMVLGLPIGRIVGQYFGWRTTFFAIGLGALITLVSLIKLLPPLPSEHSGSLKSLPLLFRRPALMSIYLLTVVVVTAHYTAYSYIEPFVQNVAGFSAGFATVLLLILGGAGIIGSILFGKLGNQHASGLVCSAIGLLVLSLVFMLPASGSETHLAVLSVFWGMAIMIIGLGMQVKVLALAPDATDVAMALFSGIFNIGIGAGALVGNQISLHWSMDIIGYAGAIPAIAALVWAVVIFRRWPVKLEEQVSHSHM; encoded by the coding sequence ATGACTACGAATACCGTTTCACGAAAAGTCGCGTGGCTTCGGGTCGTAACGCTTGCCGTTGCTGCTTTCATTTTTAATACCACCGAGTTCGTGCCTGTGGGGTTACTGTCGGATATCGCTCAGAGTTTCGACATGGAGACCGCGCAGGTGGGGATTATGCTGACCATCTACGCCTGGGTTGTGGCGCTGATGTCGCTGCCCTTTATGCTGCTGACCAGCCAGATCGAGCGTCGTAATCTGTTGATTGGTTTGTTTGTGTTGTTTATTGCCAGCCATGTACTGTCGTTTCTGGCGTGGAACTTTAAGGTGCTGGTGATAAGCCGCATCGGTATTGCTTTCGCCCATGCGATTTTCTGGTCGATCACCGCCTCGCTGGCAATCCGCCTGGCGCCCGCCGGTAAACGCGCGCAGGCGCTGAGCCTGATCGCCACCGGTACCGCGCTGGCGATGGTGCTGGGCCTGCCGATTGGCCGCATTGTCGGGCAATATTTTGGCTGGCGCACCACCTTCTTTGCCATCGGTCTTGGCGCCCTCATCACACTGGTTTCTCTGATAAAACTGCTGCCGCCCCTGCCAAGCGAACACTCCGGATCGCTGAAAAGCCTGCCGCTGCTGTTCCGTCGTCCGGCGCTGATGAGCATCTACCTGCTGACGGTAGTCGTGGTGACCGCCCATTACACCGCTTACAGCTATATTGAGCCGTTTGTGCAGAATGTGGCTGGCTTTAGCGCCGGTTTCGCCACCGTACTGCTGCTGATCCTCGGCGGCGCGGGGATTATCGGCAGTATCTTGTTCGGCAAGCTGGGCAATCAGCACGCGTCCGGTCTGGTGTGTAGCGCGATTGGCCTGCTGGTGTTGTCGCTGGTGTTCATGCTGCCCGCTTCCGGCAGCGAGACGCATCTGGCGGTGCTGAGCGTTTTCTGGGGCATGGCGATCATGATTATCGGCCTCGGCATGCAGGTGAAAGTGCTGGCGCTGGCGCCCGATGCCACTGACGTAGCAATGGCGCTGTTTTCCGGCATTTTTAACATTGGCATTGGCGCCGGTGCGCTGGTTGGCAACCAGATCAGCCTGCACTGGTCGATGGATATCATCGGCTATGCGGGTGCGATCCCGGCGATTGCCGCGCTGGTATGGGCGGTGGTGATTTTCCGCCGCTGGCCGGTAAAACTGGAAGAACAGGTAAGCCACAGCCATATGTAG
- the ydeE gene encoding efflux MFS transporter YdeE: MTTPQTRSTVALLASSLLLTIGRGATLPFMTIYLNRQYGMAVDQVGYAMSVALTIGVVFSLGFGMLADKFDKKRYMLLAIVAFITGFAAIPLTHHAGLVVLFFALINCAYSVFSTVLKAYFADTLTPTAKAKVFSLNYTFLNIGWTVGPPLGTLLVMQSINLPFWLAAVCAAFPLVFIQSFVRRVAVGSGMEPAVPWSPSVLLKDKALGWFTLSNLLASFVCGSFASCLSQYVMAVADSDFAEKVVAVVLPVNAAIVVSLQYAVGRKLTATNLRPLMAFGTLCFVVGLVGFMLSGNNLWLWGLSAAVFTLGEVIYAPGEYLLIDNIAPPGMKATYFSAQALGWLGAAMNPLLTGIILTTLPAWSLFVILIVTIGIAWLMLVKGMQVRQWGAVPAQ, from the coding sequence ATGACCACACCACAAACACGATCCACCGTCGCACTACTGGCGTCCTCTCTGTTATTAACCATTGGTCGCGGCGCAACGCTGCCGTTTATGACCATCTATCTTAATCGCCAGTACGGCATGGCCGTCGATCAGGTCGGTTATGCCATGTCCGTCGCGCTGACTATCGGCGTTGTCTTCAGCCTTGGTTTCGGCATGCTGGCGGATAAGTTCGATAAAAAACGCTATATGTTGCTGGCGATCGTCGCCTTTATCACCGGTTTTGCTGCCATCCCGCTGACGCATCACGCCGGGCTGGTTGTGCTCTTTTTCGCCCTGATCAACTGCGCTTATTCGGTCTTCTCCACGGTGCTGAAAGCCTATTTTGCCGATACGCTCACGCCGACGGCGAAAGCGAAGGTCTTTTCGCTTAACTACACCTTTCTCAACATCGGCTGGACCGTCGGCCCGCCGCTGGGCACGCTGCTGGTGATGCAAAGTATTAATCTGCCATTCTGGCTGGCGGCTGTCTGCGCAGCATTCCCACTGGTCTTTATCCAGTCTTTTGTCCGCCGCGTGGCCGTGGGCAGCGGCATGGAGCCTGCGGTTCCCTGGTCGCCATCGGTGCTGCTGAAAGACAAAGCGCTCGGCTGGTTTACCCTCTCGAACCTGCTTGCTTCCTTCGTGTGCGGCTCTTTCGCCTCCTGCCTTTCCCAGTACGTGATGGCCGTAGCGGACAGCGATTTTGCGGAAAAAGTGGTGGCCGTCGTGCTGCCGGTCAACGCCGCTATCGTGGTTTCGCTGCAATACGCTGTCGGGCGCAAACTGACCGCGACCAACCTGCGTCCGCTCATGGCGTTCGGCACACTTTGCTTCGTGGTGGGGCTGGTGGGATTTATGCTCTCCGGCAACAACTTATGGTTGTGGGGGCTCTCCGCTGCGGTATTTACGCTGGGCGAAGTGATTTATGCGCCAGGTGAATATTTGCTGATCGATAACATCGCGCCGCCGGGGATGAAAGCCACCTATTTTTCCGCCCAGGCGCTGGGCTGGCTGGGTGCGGCGATGAACCCGCTACTGACCGGGATCATTCTCACCACCCTGCCTGCCTGGTCACTGTTTGTGATCCTGATCGTCACCATTGGCATAGCATGGCTGATGCTGGTGAAAGGGATGCAGGTACGGCAATGGGGCGCGGTGCCAGCGCAATAA
- the marA gene encoding MDR efflux pump AcrAB transcriptional activator MarA produces the protein MSRRNTDAITIHSILDWIEDNLESPLSLEKVSERSGYSKWHLQRMFKKETGHSLGQYIRSRKLTEIAQKLKESNEPILYLAERYGFESQQTLTRTFKNYFDVPPHKFRVTDMPAESRYLYPLNHAC, from the coding sequence ATGTCCAGACGCAATACTGACGCTATCACCATTCATAGCATTTTGGACTGGATCGAGGATAACCTGGAATCGCCGCTGTCACTGGAAAAAGTGTCAGAACGTTCAGGTTACTCCAAGTGGCACCTGCAACGGATGTTTAAAAAAGAGACCGGTCATTCGCTGGGCCAATACATTCGCAGCCGCAAGCTGACGGAAATTGCGCAAAAGCTCAAGGAGAGCAACGAACCGATCCTGTATCTGGCGGAACGTTATGGGTTTGAATCGCAACAAACCCTGACCCGCACGTTCAAAAACTATTTTGACGTGCCGCCGCATAAATTCCGCGTGACAGATATGCCTGCTGAATCAAGGTATCTCTACCCGCTAAACCATGCTTGTTAA
- a CDS encoding alpha/beta hydrolase, with protein sequence MGRGVVLAIMMLMLTGCQHQQTAQPPLGQASFADYQLQTRDYVRAHRAFQTLDKTAELTLNTPQEWRPSQPARKGILLIHGLGDGPGSFVDIAPALAKQGFLVRTVLLPGHGTRPSDLLNVSVEQWRQVVREQADILAKEVDTLWLGGFSTGGNLALEYAMTHHDRVQGLLLFSPAFKSNTAYDFLAPTVALFRDWLRPPSTVFPQQIATRYLRVPTNGFAQFWRTSASAQQWLARKSWDKPALIVLSEHDSVLNTRWILDHFDRSFPHPASRVIWYGAPRPEVANVSRILVKTDFLPQDRISQFSHMSVLFSPQNPLYGRKGSVLLCANGQPDDAAQRCLKGEEVWYSDWGLVEAGKIHARLTWNPWFDWQTAVMDKMVSETL encoded by the coding sequence ATGGGCAGAGGGGTTGTGCTGGCGATCATGATGTTGATGCTGACAGGCTGCCAGCATCAACAAACCGCGCAACCGCCGCTGGGGCAGGCAAGCTTTGCCGATTATCAGTTACAAACCCGCGACTATGTACGTGCGCATCGGGCCTTTCAAACGCTGGATAAAACGGCGGAGCTGACGCTCAACACGCCGCAGGAGTGGCGCCCGTCGCAGCCTGCCCGTAAAGGCATTTTACTGATCCACGGCCTTGGCGATGGGCCTGGCTCGTTTGTCGATATTGCGCCAGCGCTGGCGAAACAGGGTTTTTTGGTGCGCACTGTCCTTTTGCCGGGGCACGGCACACGGCCCTCTGACCTGCTGAACGTCAGCGTCGAACAGTGGCGGCAGGTGGTGCGTGAACAGGCCGATATCCTGGCAAAAGAGGTGGATACGCTGTGGCTCGGCGGCTTCTCCACCGGCGGTAATCTGGCGCTGGAGTATGCCATGACGCATCACGATAGGGTGCAGGGCTTGCTGTTATTCTCTCCGGCGTTTAAATCCAACACCGCCTACGATTTTCTCGCCCCGACGGTGGCGCTATTTCGCGACTGGTTGCGCCCGCCGAGCACGGTATTCCCGCAGCAGATCGCCACCCGTTATTTACGCGTACCGACGAATGGGTTTGCCCAGTTCTGGCGCACCAGCGCCAGCGCGCAGCAGTGGCTGGCGCGTAAAAGCTGGGACAAGCCGGCGCTGATTGTGCTCAGCGAGCATGATTCCGTGCTCAATACCCGTTGGATCCTCGACCATTTTGACCGCAGCTTTCCCCATCCCGCCAGCCGGGTGATCTGGTACGGCGCGCCGCGTCCGGAAGTGGCGAACGTCTCCCGCATTCTGGTGAAAACGGATTTTCTGCCGCAGGATCGCATCAGTCAGTTTTCGCATATGTCGGTGCTGTTTTCGCCGCAAAACCCGCTGTATGGCCGCAAAGGCAGCGTACTGCTCTGCGCCAACGGTCAGCCTGACGATGCGGCGCAGCGCTGTCTGAAGGGGGAAGAGGTGTGGTATTCCGATTGGGGGCTGGTCGAAGCGGGTAAAATTCATGCCCGCCTGACCTGGAACCCGTGGTTTGACTGGCAAACCGCGGTGATGGATAAAATGGTGTCCGAAACACTTTGA
- a CDS encoding cobalamin-independent methionine synthase II family protein — translation MQRHQAPFRADVVGSFLRPDAIKNARQQFAQGEITAQQLRSVEDEAIRHVVEQQCACGLHVVTDGEFRRAWWHFDFFDGLEGVERYDSEKGIQFNGVQTKAHGVRVTGKLRFGDHPMLNDFRYLKSISGNAQPKMTIPSPSVLHFRGGRKDIDATVYPQLDAYFDDLATTWRDAIHAFYAAGCRYLQLDDTVWAYLCSDDQRRQIRERGDDPDELARIYARVLNKALEGKPEDLTIGLHVCRGNFRSTWISEGGYEPVAEVLFGSVNVDAFFLEYDNDRSGDFAPLRFVRPGKQQVVLGLITTKNGELENPEGVKARIAEAAKYVDINQICLSPQCGFASTEEGNSLTPEQQWDKVRLVTNIAAQVW, via the coding sequence ATGCAGCGACATCAGGCCCCTTTCCGCGCAGACGTAGTCGGCAGTTTCTTACGACCGGATGCCATCAAAAATGCCCGCCAGCAGTTTGCGCAGGGCGAGATCACCGCACAGCAGTTGCGCAGTGTCGAAGATGAGGCCATCCGTCATGTGGTTGAACAGCAGTGCGCCTGTGGTCTGCATGTGGTGACGGACGGGGAGTTTCGTCGCGCCTGGTGGCACTTTGATTTCTTCGACGGGCTGGAAGGGGTTGAGCGTTACGATTCGGAGAAAGGTATTCAGTTTAACGGCGTACAAACCAAAGCCCACGGCGTACGTGTCACCGGCAAACTGCGTTTTGGCGATCACCCAATGCTGAATGATTTCCGCTATCTGAAAAGCATCAGCGGCAACGCGCAGCCGAAGATGACCATCCCCAGCCCGAGCGTGCTGCATTTCCGCGGCGGGCGTAAAGATATTGATGCGACCGTCTATCCGCAACTGGATGCCTATTTTGACGATCTGGCGACCACCTGGCGCGATGCCATTCATGCTTTCTATGCCGCCGGTTGCCGTTATCTGCAACTGGATGACACCGTCTGGGCCTATCTGTGCTCTGACGATCAGCGTCGCCAGATCCGCGAACGCGGTGACGATCCGGATGAACTGGCGCGCATTTATGCCCGCGTACTCAATAAAGCGCTGGAAGGTAAGCCGGAGGATCTGACCATCGGGTTGCATGTCTGCCGCGGCAATTTCCGTTCGACCTGGATTTCCGAAGGCGGCTACGAGCCGGTGGCAGAAGTGCTGTTCGGCAGCGTCAATGTTGATGCTTTCTTCCTTGAATATGACAACGATCGTTCCGGGGATTTTGCACCGCTGCGCTTCGTTCGTCCGGGTAAACAGCAGGTGGTGTTGGGGCTTATTACCACTAAAAACGGCGAGCTGGAAAACCCGGAAGGGGTGAAAGCGCGTATCGCGGAAGCGGCAAAATATGTGGATATCAACCAGATTTGCCTTAGCCCGCAGTGCGGTTTTGCTTCCACCGAAGAGGGCAACTCACTAACGCCGGAGCAGCAGTGGGACAAAGTGCGTCTGGTGACAAATATCGCCGCACAAGTGTGGTGA
- a CDS encoding SDR family NAD(P)-dependent oxidoreductase: MPHAVVTGASSGIGEAIVDNLLAQGWQVTGLARSRVERAHPAFRSLQVDLSDEQALRQVLAEVQTPQAVIHAAGMMAAAPLGELDATTSQRLWRLHVQAAEMLVNHFAPQLQPGGRIVVIGSRTSRGAAGRSQYVATKAALLGMVRSWAAELAPRGITANVVAPGATQTPMLSAPGRESSPPNVPPIGRLIAPREVAALAGFVLSPDAAAITGQELVICGGASLT, encoded by the coding sequence ATGCCGCATGCTGTGGTTACTGGCGCCAGTTCCGGGATTGGCGAAGCCATTGTCGATAATTTGCTGGCGCAGGGCTGGCAGGTCACCGGGCTTGCACGTTCGCGGGTTGAACGGGCGCATCCTGCGTTTCGCAGCCTGCAAGTGGATTTAAGCGATGAGCAGGCGTTGCGCCAGGTGCTCGCAGAGGTACAAACGCCGCAGGCGGTGATCCACGCCGCCGGAATGATGGCTGCCGCGCCGCTTGGCGAGCTGGATGCGACAACCAGCCAGCGCCTGTGGCGGCTGCATGTGCAGGCCGCCGAAATGCTGGTTAACCACTTTGCGCCGCAGCTACAGCCAGGCGGACGAATTGTGGTGATTGGCAGCCGTACCTCGCGCGGTGCCGCCGGGCGTTCGCAGTATGTCGCCACCAAAGCGGCGCTGCTCGGGATGGTCAGAAGCTGGGCGGCAGAGCTGGCTCCGCGCGGGATCACCGCCAATGTGGTCGCGCCAGGAGCCACGCAAACGCCGATGCTCAGCGCGCCAGGACGGGAAAGCTCGCCGCCGAATGTACCACCGATCGGTCGGCTGATCGCACCAAGGGAAGTCGCAGCACTGGCGGGGTTTGTGCTCTCGCCGGATGCCGCAGCCATCACCGGCCAGGAGCTGGTGATCTGCGGCGGCGCATCATTAACATAA
- the eamA gene encoding O-acetylserine/cysteine exporter — protein MTRKDVLLAMLVVVAWGLNFVVIKVGLHSMPPLMLAGLRFVLVAFPAILFVARPNIPLRLLLGYGLTISFGQFAFLFCAIKFGMPAGLASLVLQAQAFFTIILGAGVFGERLQSKQLVGISLAVLGVLVLIESSLNGQHIPLVGFVLTLAAAFSWACGNIFNKKIMQHSSRPAVMSLVVWSALIPIVPFMIASLVFDGPALMLRSLVSIDTTTLLSLVYLAFVATIIGYGIWGSLLGRYETWRVAPLSLLVPVVGMASAAILLGETLSALQLAGAVLVMGGLYINVFGFRLRRAVQA, from the coding sequence ATGACGCGTAAAGATGTACTGCTGGCAATGCTGGTGGTCGTGGCGTGGGGGCTGAATTTTGTGGTGATCAAAGTTGGCCTGCACAGTATGCCGCCGTTGATGTTGGCAGGTTTACGCTTTGTGTTAGTGGCGTTCCCGGCAATTTTGTTCGTCGCGCGGCCCAACATTCCGCTGCGTTTGTTGCTGGGTTACGGGCTGACGATCAGTTTCGGTCAGTTCGCCTTTCTGTTTTGCGCCATCAAATTCGGCATGCCTGCCGGGCTGGCATCGCTGGTATTACAGGCGCAGGCCTTTTTCACCATTATTCTCGGCGCGGGTGTCTTTGGCGAGCGGCTGCAATCAAAACAGCTGGTCGGCATTTCGCTGGCGGTACTGGGGGTGCTGGTGTTGATCGAATCGAGTCTTAATGGTCAGCACATTCCGCTGGTGGGCTTTGTGCTGACACTGGCGGCGGCGTTCAGTTGGGCCTGTGGCAATATCTTCAACAAAAAAATCATGCAGCACAGCTCACGACCGGCGGTGATGTCGCTGGTGGTATGGAGCGCCTTAATTCCGATTGTGCCGTTTATGATTGCTTCTCTGGTGTTCGACGGTCCGGCGTTGATGCTGCGAAGCCTGGTGAGTATTGATACCACCACGCTGCTGTCGCTGGTCTATCTGGCGTTTGTCGCGACCATCATCGGCTACGGCATCTGGGGTTCATTGCTGGGGCGCTATGAAACCTGGCGCGTCGCGCCGCTGTCGCTGCTGGTGCCGGTCGTCGGCATGGCGAGCGCGGCAATTCTGTTGGGCGAAACCTTATCGGCCCTGCAGCTGGCAGGCGCAGTGCTGGTGATGGGCGGTCTGTATATCAACGTTTTTGGTTTTCGTCTGCGCCGTGCGGTGCAGGCCTAA
- a CDS encoding YhcH/YjgK/YiaL family protein, which yields MILGNLNALPQAGLPAALRDILALPQCSLAALQAHDDGRLQPEQAAWFCNIGPAKTQPQAQRHTEYHRLWADIQVLLTGEEMINAGTQYLAQESDEQRKPDLYITTAAALPVSVTLRAGDFAVFLPGEPHQALCAVNEPMTVRKAVFKVPCELLEG from the coding sequence ATGATTTTAGGGAATCTGAACGCCCTGCCGCAGGCCGGCCTTCCCGCCGCGCTGCGCGACATCCTTGCGCTGCCGCAGTGCTCGTTGGCCGCGCTGCAGGCGCACGATGACGGGCGTTTGCAGCCAGAACAGGCTGCGTGGTTTTGCAATATTGGCCCGGCAAAAACCCAACCGCAGGCGCAGCGCCACACCGAATATCACCGGTTATGGGCAGATATTCAGGTGCTGCTGACCGGTGAGGAGATGATTAATGCCGGAACACAATATCTGGCGCAGGAGAGCGATGAACAGCGTAAGCCGGATTTGTATATCACCACCGCCGCTGCATTGCCGGTGAGCGTGACGCTGCGCGCCGGGGATTTCGCCGTGTTTCTTCCCGGCGAGCCGCATCAGGCGCTGTGCGCGGTGAATGAACCGATGACCGTGCGTAAAGCGGTGTTCAAAGTGCCGTGCGAACTGCTGGAGGGTTAA
- a CDS encoding sialidase family protein → MSATNRDGVLRPQPHDARVITAMLPSPCPQNHAANILPLPDGTLLCVWFGGSQEGVADISVYGSRLAPGAQRWSDAVKLSDDPTRSEQNPVLFLAPDNTLWLLWTAQISGNQDTAIVRYRQSADFGASWGEIGTLLDKPGTFIRQPITVLENGNWLLPVFYCRTQPGEKWVGNDDISAVKISADRGKSWRDVDVPQSLGCVHMNITALPGGTLVALFRSRWADNIYYSHSTDGGESWSVPEPTVLPNNNSSIQVTTLTDGTLALVFNHMSAAGATERRASLYDEIDDGDGRKEPTVTSGRSAFWGAPRAPMTVAISPDGGKSWPWQRNLDEGDGYCMTNNSQEKLNREFSYPSIKQGADGDLHIAYTWFRQAIKYVRVSPAWVKE, encoded by the coding sequence ATGTCCGCTACCAATCGTGATGGTGTTTTACGCCCGCAACCGCATGACGCGCGCGTTATCACAGCGATGCTGCCGTCACCCTGCCCGCAAAACCATGCAGCGAATATTCTGCCGCTGCCGGACGGCACGTTACTCTGCGTCTGGTTCGGCGGCTCGCAGGAAGGCGTCGCGGATATTTCCGTCTACGGTTCGCGCCTTGCGCCGGGCGCGCAGCGCTGGAGCGACGCGGTGAAACTCTCGGACGATCCGACGCGCTCCGAGCAGAACCCGGTACTGTTCCTCGCGCCGGATAACACGCTGTGGCTGCTGTGGACGGCTCAGATCTCCGGCAACCAGGACACTGCCATTGTGCGCTACCGCCAGTCGGCTGACTTTGGCGCAAGCTGGGGGGAAATCGGCACGCTGCTGGACAAACCCGGCACCTTTATTCGCCAGCCGATTACCGTGCTGGAGAATGGTAACTGGCTGCTGCCGGTGTTCTATTGCCGCACGCAGCCGGGTGAAAAATGGGTCGGCAATGACGATATCAGCGCGGTAAAAATCTCCGCCGATCGGGGGAAAAGCTGGCGCGATGTCGACGTACCGCAGAGCCTTGGCTGCGTGCATATGAATATCACCGCCCTGCCCGGCGGTACGCTGGTGGCACTGTTCCGCAGCCGCTGGGCAGACAATATTTATTACAGCCACTCCACCGATGGCGGCGAAAGCTGGTCGGTGCCGGAACCGACCGTGCTGCCGAATAACAACTCATCGATTCAGGTAACCACGCTGACCGATGGCACGCTGGCGCTGGTGTTTAACCACATGAGCGCCGCCGGGGCCACAGAACGCCGCGCCTCACTTTATGATGAGATTGACGATGGCGACGGGCGCAAAGAACCGACGGTCACCAGCGGGCGCAGCGCCTTCTGGGGCGCACCGCGCGCGCCGATGACGGTGGCTATCTCGCCGGATGGCGGTAAAAGCTGGCCGTGGCAGCGCAATCTGGATGAAGGCGATGGCTACTGCATGACCAACAACTCGCAGGAAAAGCTCAACCGCGAGTTCTCTTATCCCAGCATCAAACAGGGCGCTGACGGCGATCTGCACATTGCTTATACCTGGTTCCGTCAGGCCATCAAATATGTGCGTGTTTCTCCAGCGTGGGTGAAGGAGTAA
- a CDS encoding PhzF family phenazine biosynthesis protein, with protein sequence MQTIDFYMVDAFSDQTFGGNAAAVCPLTEWLPDDLLLKMAQQHNQSETAFFVRNDTGFELRWFTTQAEINLCGHATLAAAHVIFEYLDYPSTEILFATRFVGPLTVSRNGDWLTLDFPAWATQEVSMPPELLLQTLGISTAKEVRVARDYLVVLENQAQVEALRPDIAAMKPLGKMVCVTAPGDEYDFVSRFFCPGESVAEDPVTGSAHSMLIPYWGEKLNKTVMQARQVSARGGDLRCEWRGDRVLIGGQATLYLLGKVYLR encoded by the coding sequence ATGCAAACAATTGACTTTTATATGGTGGACGCGTTTAGCGACCAAACTTTTGGCGGCAATGCCGCTGCCGTGTGCCCGCTTACCGAATGGCTGCCTGACGATCTGTTGCTGAAAATGGCGCAGCAGCATAATCAATCCGAGACCGCGTTTTTTGTCCGCAATGACACCGGTTTTGAGCTGCGCTGGTTTACCACGCAGGCGGAAATTAACCTCTGCGGGCATGCCACACTTGCCGCCGCGCACGTGATTTTTGAATATCTGGATTACCCGTCGACGGAAATTCTCTTCGCCACCCGTTTTGTCGGCCCGTTGACGGTCTCGCGTAACGGTGACTGGCTGACGCTCGATTTTCCGGCCTGGGCAACACAAGAGGTGAGCATGCCGCCGGAACTGCTGTTGCAAACGCTGGGCATCAGTACGGCGAAAGAGGTGCGCGTGGCCCGTGATTATCTGGTAGTGCTGGAGAACCAGGCGCAGGTGGAAGCGTTACGACCGGATATCGCCGCCATGAAGCCGCTGGGAAAAATGGTCTGCGTGACCGCGCCGGGGGATGAGTACGATTTTGTCAGCCGCTTTTTCTGCCCGGGCGAATCGGTGGCGGAAGATCCGGTGACCGGCTCGGCGCACAGCATGTTGATCCCGTACTGGGGCGAGAAGCTGAATAAAACGGTGATGCAGGCGCGGCAGGTTTCCGCACGCGGCGGCGATTTACGCTGCGAATGGCGCGGCGACCGCGTGCTCATCGGTGGCCAGGCGACGCTCTATCTGCTGGGAAAAGTCTATCTGCGCTAA
- the marR gene encoding multiple antibiotic resistance transcriptional regulator MarR, whose protein sequence is MKSTNDLFNDIIPLGRLIHMVNQKKDRLLNDYLSPLDITATQFKVLCSIRCQTCITPVELKKILSVDLGALTRMLDRLVCKGWIVRNPNPNDKRGVLVQLTPDGAALCEQCHQLVGKDLHQELTKNLTAEEVATLESLLRKILP, encoded by the coding sequence GTGAAAAGCACGAATGATCTGTTTAACGATATCATTCCTTTAGGCCGCTTAATCCATATGGTTAACCAGAAAAAAGATCGTTTACTCAACGACTATTTATCGCCGCTGGATATCACTGCCACCCAGTTTAAGGTGCTGTGTTCTATCCGCTGCCAAACCTGTATCACCCCGGTAGAACTAAAAAAAATTCTTTCCGTCGATCTCGGCGCCCTGACCCGCATGCTGGACAGACTGGTATGCAAAGGCTGGATCGTGCGTAACCCGAATCCGAATGACAAACGCGGCGTGTTGGTGCAATTAACGCCCGACGGCGCGGCGCTTTGTGAGCAATGTCATCAATTGGTAGGGAAAGATCTGCACCAGGAATTGACAAAAAACTTAACGGCAGAAGAAGTGGCAACCCTTGAGTCTTTGCTCAGGAAAATATTGCCGTAA